A region from the Sebastes umbrosus isolate fSebUmb1 chromosome 18, fSebUmb1.pri, whole genome shotgun sequence genome encodes:
- the LOC119476997 gene encoding histone deacetylase 2-like isoform X2, with product MLPHAPGVQMQAIPEDAIPDDTVDEDTEDPDKRLSIRATDKRIACDEEFSDSEDEGEGGRKNVANHKKGAKRPRVDEDKKEGEEKKTEIKEEEKTKDIGAEKTESKSVKTEQTSSA from the exons ATGCTGCCTCATGCTCCTGGAGTGCAGATGCAGGCCATCCCGGAGGACGCAATCCCGGACGACACCGTGGACGAGGACACGGAGGATCCTGACAAACGCTTGTCCA TTCGTGCCACGGACAAGAGGATAGCCTGTGATGAAGAGTTCTCCGACTCTGAGGACGAGGGGGAGGGAGGCAGGAAGAACGTGGCCAATCACAAGAAGGGTGCAAAAAGGCCCCGAGTGGACGAAGAcaagaaggaaggagaggagaagaagaccg AgataaaagaggaagagaaaacaaaggacATCGGCGCTGAGAAGACTGAGTCTAAAAG TGTGAAGACTGAGCAGACCAGCAGTGCctga
- the LOC119476992 gene encoding putative leucine-rich repeat-containing protein DDB_G0290503 isoform X1, giving the protein MGQTLTLPSSSNLKAEIDELLKSEEAWAAKFNAIKELSENVSGIEQSWESKIHQLEDDNKVLTDKLDLAENDKKMEALLQEKISQLETQLDQKNSKILDLSKQTVCLSEWLTETRKKLLDKRDELGDCEETWEGKYREQKIYFYKVQDEKDDFYMTTIKRISGDKEKLQDKFNEDLAESDQSWINAVKRMDDETTLLEDICLDMKKKMRGFFSFSRTEDRGKWLQELKSKMREKLKKEEEQEAEVEQRAQRDEAEKKEKGFFRWMLRKRKRKSDCANQVEEEAAGCSASAACDSQVEEAAGCSASAACDSQVEEAAACDSQVEEAAGCAA; this is encoded by the exons atGGGACAAACGTTAACCTTACCAAGCTCTTCGAACCTGAAGGCCGAAATAGATGAACTCCTAAAGAGCGAAGAAGCCTGGGCGGCAAAATTCAACGCTATTAAGGAGCTCTCAGAAAACGTTTCCGGGATAGAACAGAGCTGGGAGAGTAAAATACATCAGTTGGAGGACGACAACAAGGTCCTCACGGACAAGTTGGACCTCGCTGAGAACGACAAGAAAATGGAGGCTTTACTCCAGGAGAAGATTAGCCAGTTGGAGACACAGCTCGACCAGAAGAACTCCAAAATCCTAGATCTCAGCAAGCAGACGGTGTGTCTCTCTGAGTGGCTCACTGAGACTAGAAAAAAGCTGTTGGACAAACGAGATGAACTTGGAGACTGCGAAGAAACCTGGGAGGGCAAATACAGGGAACAGAAAATCTATTTCTATAAGGTCCAGGATGAGAAAGACGACTTCTACATGACCACGATCAAACGGATTTCGGGCGACAAGGAGAAACTTCAGGACAAGTTCAACGAGGACCTGGCGGAGAGTGACCAGAGCTGGATAAACGCAGTCAAACGGATGGACGATGAGACGACGCTTCTGGAGGATATCTGTCtggacatgaagaagaagatgagaggatTCTTTTCTTTCAGTAGGACGGAGGATCGAGGGAAATGGTTACAGGAGTTGAAAAGCAAAATGCGTGAGAAgttgaagaaagaggaggagcaggaagctgAGGTGGAACAGAGAGCGCAGCGGGATGAGGCGGAGAAGAAGGAAAAGGGCTTTTTTCGCTGGATGTTacgaaagagaaagagaaagagtgacTGTGCCAATCAGGTAGAagaggaggctgctggctgttcagcttcTGCAGCCTGTGACAGTCAGGTagaggaggctgctggctgttcagcttcTGCAGCCTGTGACAGTCAGGTAGAGGAGGCTGCTG CCTGTGACAGTCAGGTagaggaggctgctggctgtGCAGCTTAG
- the LOC119476992 gene encoding putative leucine-rich repeat-containing protein DDB_G0290503 isoform X2 yields MGQTLTLPSSSNLKAEIDELLKSEEAWAAKFNAIKELSENVSGIEQSWESKIHQLEDDNKVLTDKLDLAENDKKMEALLQEKISQLETQLDQKNSKILDLSKQTVCLSEWLTETRKKLLDKRDELGDCEETWEGKYREQKIYFYKVQDEKDDFYMTTIKRISGDKEKLQDKFNEDLAESDQSWINAVKRMDDETTLLEDICLDMKKKMRGFFSFSRTEDRGKWLQELKSKMREKLKKEEEQEAEVEQRAQRDEAEKKEKGFFRWMLRKRKRKSDCANQVEEEAAGCSASAACDSQVEEAAGCSASAACDSQVEEAAGCAA; encoded by the exons atGGGACAAACGTTAACCTTACCAAGCTCTTCGAACCTGAAGGCCGAAATAGATGAACTCCTAAAGAGCGAAGAAGCCTGGGCGGCAAAATTCAACGCTATTAAGGAGCTCTCAGAAAACGTTTCCGGGATAGAACAGAGCTGGGAGAGTAAAATACATCAGTTGGAGGACGACAACAAGGTCCTCACGGACAAGTTGGACCTCGCTGAGAACGACAAGAAAATGGAGGCTTTACTCCAGGAGAAGATTAGCCAGTTGGAGACACAGCTCGACCAGAAGAACTCCAAAATCCTAGATCTCAGCAAGCAGACGGTGTGTCTCTCTGAGTGGCTCACTGAGACTAGAAAAAAGCTGTTGGACAAACGAGATGAACTTGGAGACTGCGAAGAAACCTGGGAGGGCAAATACAGGGAACAGAAAATCTATTTCTATAAGGTCCAGGATGAGAAAGACGACTTCTACATGACCACGATCAAACGGATTTCGGGCGACAAGGAGAAACTTCAGGACAAGTTCAACGAGGACCTGGCGGAGAGTGACCAGAGCTGGATAAACGCAGTCAAACGGATGGACGATGAGACGACGCTTCTGGAGGATATCTGTCtggacatgaagaagaagatgagaggatTCTTTTCTTTCAGTAGGACGGAGGATCGAGGGAAATGGTTACAGGAGTTGAAAAGCAAAATGCGTGAGAAgttgaagaaagaggaggagcaggaagctgAGGTGGAACAGAGAGCGCAGCGGGATGAGGCGGAGAAGAAGGAAAAGGGCTTTTTTCGCTGGATGTTacgaaagagaaagagaaagagtgacTGTGCCAATCAGGTAGAagaggaggctgctggctgttcagcttcTGCAGCCTGTGACAGTCAG GTagaggaggctgctggctgttcagcttcTGCAGCCTGTGACAGTCAGGTagaggaggctgctggctgtGCAGCTTAG
- the LOC119476997 gene encoding histone deacetylase 2-like isoform X1 encodes MLPHAPGVQMQAIPEDAIPDDTVDEDTEDPDKRLSIRATDKRIACDEEFSDSEDEGEGGRKNVANHKKGAKRPRVDEDKKEGEEKKTEIKEEEKTKDIGAEKTESKSSVKTEQTSSA; translated from the exons ATGCTGCCTCATGCTCCTGGAGTGCAGATGCAGGCCATCCCGGAGGACGCAATCCCGGACGACACCGTGGACGAGGACACGGAGGATCCTGACAAACGCTTGTCCA TTCGTGCCACGGACAAGAGGATAGCCTGTGATGAAGAGTTCTCCGACTCTGAGGACGAGGGGGAGGGAGGCAGGAAGAACGTGGCCAATCACAAGAAGGGTGCAAAAAGGCCCCGAGTGGACGAAGAcaagaaggaaggagaggagaagaagaccg AgataaaagaggaagagaaaacaaaggacATCGGCGCTGAGAAGACTGAGTCTAAAAG CAGTGTGAAGACTGAGCAGACCAGCAGTGCctga
- the LOC119476992 gene encoding putative leucine-rich repeat-containing protein DDB_G0290503 isoform X3 — MGQTLTLPSSSNLKAEIDELLKSEEAWAAKFNAIKELSENVSGIEQSWESKIHQLEDDNKVLTDKLDLAENDKKMEALLQEKISQLETQLDQKNSKILDLSKQTVCLSEWLTETRKKLLDKRDELGDCEETWEGKYREQKIYFYKVQDEKDDFYMTTIKRISGDKEKLQDKFNEDLAESDQSWINAVKRMDDETTLLEDICLDMKKKMRGFFSFSRTEDRGKWLQELKSKMREKLKKEEEQEAEVEQRAQRDEAEKKEKGFFRWMLRKRKRKSDCANQVEEEAAGCSASAACDSQVEEAAGCAA, encoded by the exons atGGGACAAACGTTAACCTTACCAAGCTCTTCGAACCTGAAGGCCGAAATAGATGAACTCCTAAAGAGCGAAGAAGCCTGGGCGGCAAAATTCAACGCTATTAAGGAGCTCTCAGAAAACGTTTCCGGGATAGAACAGAGCTGGGAGAGTAAAATACATCAGTTGGAGGACGACAACAAGGTCCTCACGGACAAGTTGGACCTCGCTGAGAACGACAAGAAAATGGAGGCTTTACTCCAGGAGAAGATTAGCCAGTTGGAGACACAGCTCGACCAGAAGAACTCCAAAATCCTAGATCTCAGCAAGCAGACGGTGTGTCTCTCTGAGTGGCTCACTGAGACTAGAAAAAAGCTGTTGGACAAACGAGATGAACTTGGAGACTGCGAAGAAACCTGGGAGGGCAAATACAGGGAACAGAAAATCTATTTCTATAAGGTCCAGGATGAGAAAGACGACTTCTACATGACCACGATCAAACGGATTTCGGGCGACAAGGAGAAACTTCAGGACAAGTTCAACGAGGACCTGGCGGAGAGTGACCAGAGCTGGATAAACGCAGTCAAACGGATGGACGATGAGACGACGCTTCTGGAGGATATCTGTCtggacatgaagaagaagatgagaggatTCTTTTCTTTCAGTAGGACGGAGGATCGAGGGAAATGGTTACAGGAGTTGAAAAGCAAAATGCGTGAGAAgttgaagaaagaggaggagcaggaagctgAGGTGGAACAGAGAGCGCAGCGGGATGAGGCGGAGAAGAAGGAAAAGGGCTTTTTTCGCTGGATGTTacgaaagagaaagagaaagagtgacTGTGCCAATCAGGTAGAagaggaggctgctggctgttcagcttcTGCAGCCTGTGACAGTCAG GTagaggaggctgctggctgtGCAGCTTAG